Genomic window (Ananas comosus cultivar F153 linkage group 1, ASM154086v1, whole genome shotgun sequence):
AATTTCGTTATCCGCGTCTTTCGCGTTCTTTCATGTATAGTTTAGTGTTTTTGCTCAAAGCAACATTAAAAAGATGGCCTTTTTGGCATTAATTTCTCTCGTTCACTCGAGAGATTTACGTGAATATGTTGGTGGTTGCTGTTGCGGAGGTTGGGGAGAGCTTGTTGGGGTGTTTTGGTTGGAGAAAGTTGGTATCTTTTTCGTGTTTAGTTCTATTAATCGACACACCTAGTGCGAGGAGTAAACGAGCTCGGTTCATGCGGTGATTGATCGCATTGGAGATTTCGTTGTTTCATTGGCGTTCAAAGCATCACATAAGAGTAGTTGCTATGTATATATACGCACAAGCTTTAACTTTATCTTCAGTTCAGAGTTTGTAGCAGTGCTATATTCAGGAGTATAGTAGTAAAATTGGAAGAAATAGATTGTGGGTTCGTGAAACACCATTTCAAATCTCGTCGAGTGGGGAGACATCAATCAATTATAAGATGTGTGTGCTAAAGATCTGCTTACTGTGTGGACTACCATTTTAGAACATTTGATACTGCTAATCACTGATCGACTTAGTCCGTCATGATcatttactttttttgttttgtaaaCGAATTTGTTCTGTTGTTTGAGTCGTTAAgttgcatgttttttttttttttttttcaattgtcaTACATTTTATTAGGAAGATTATGCCATTAAAATATTCGTCTTTTCCTACGATGTTGTGACACACCTTCGTTAGCTACTAATCTTTTGCTATATTTAGTTATTTGTCagagaaaagtttttttttttttctgtttttaattCAGTTTAATGAAATTTCATATGGCTTTGCTGGAAAATATATTATTGCACTTACCTATGCGttttcttgttattttttaGGTCCTGCGTTAATGGAATAAttgcaaaaactcaaattatttttattctttttgctGAAAAAGAAATCATGTGATGTGCTTTCTCAATCTTTTTGAAGGAAGAATCTTGATATCAACACACAATATATAACATACTGTCTGTTTGATCTCTTGAACAGTTTGTCGGAAGTGTATTTTTGAAAAACTGAATGATGAGGAGTTTGATTGCTGCCCAACTTGCAACATCGACCTTGGTTGTTTACCTGTGGAAAAGCTCAGGttaacttctcttttcttttaattaatgtCTTTCAATtgttattttacttttcttagCTCATTGATTGCCTTGTTTGTCACTGTTTCATTAACTGCAGAGTCAACATCTTCTTTATCATTGTGCAAATATATACATCTGTGCATGATAAGATAATCTGATTTCTTACTAATATTAGACTGCCTAACTTATATAAGCAGTAACACAAAAGTTTATTTTAGGAGGCATATCGTTCCTTGTTCTCTGGCACATGGTGGCATGGTGGAGTGATTTAACATTTGTCTTACATGGTACAATCATGCAAAATGAGTTCACAACTCTTTCTTGGCATCGGCAAATTTTCTTTGTCAGCATGCAttcataatctttttttttttttttttttttttttttttttttagaataggtagcacgctacctgcttcattcattgaaattatgaattaggctacaggggtgaggcagccagggcctcaaaaaaaaaaaaaaaaaaaaaaaaaaaaaaaaagaaaaaaagattgtcTTTCCAAGAATCAATCAGCTGCTCGAGCCTTCGCACCGCTAATACGGGATCAAACTGAATGTCACGAAAGATAAGGTTATTTCTGGCCTTCCAAATGGTCCACCAGCATGCAGCCAATTCAGATAGACCATTCCTTCTACTTTGTCCAGCATCTCTACCCTTCCACCTATCCCAGACAATATGTACATCATCACCCAACTCTCCCGGCTGTACGTCCTCGAGTCCCGTGACCATGATAAACCTGGTAAAGACGCATTGGGTGAACAGATGGTCCACCGACTTGGTATATTATTCAGTTTTGGTATATTATTCAGTTTTGGTGAACAGATAATCTTTTAACTCCAAAATTTGGTATATTATTCAGTTGTTTTGTTGTTTGGTGCAATTGGTTGTTCACATGTGCTTGTATACATCATCATGAAAATTATTTAGTTACGAATCGTCATTTCACTTCTGTTGAAATTAGATTTGGACATCCATGCACCTGCATGTGTActtcatattttgaaatttacatCTATATCATAAAGTGATCAACACACTTTGATTTGGTGATTTATCTAAGTTAACTCTTTTGAAAGGTCCTTTAGGAATTTTCTCCACGtacatattattttgaaagagagCTAGAAACCTTTCGATGTGAGAAAATTCAATTGGAGCTTAATGGCCTCAGTAATAATTTGATGACATCTAAATGAACTTGGGAGAAATATTTGTCAGCTCAAATAACAGTCGGttgaaataaagaaaagaactaCAGTTTTGTGATCCTATTTTCTAATGACCTATGATTGAAAATTTATCCtgacatttttaccttttattaCTCTTGGAGAAACTATATTGTGCCAGTTTATGCCCTCTAGTAACCGGAAGATCTCCATCTCTGAAGCTTGGAGGTAGTATCTCTGAAGTTTGGAGGTAGTTAAAACCTGTTTACTCTTTGTTACTTAGCTAATAATTTGGCAAAGAAGTTTGTTTCAACTGAAATAGCATTTTCTGACTTGTAAAGCTTCCTGATCTTAACATGTATGTTGCTTTATTACCTACTGCAGACATGAAACTTTTATATAACTCTAAACTTCTTTCACCTTGTGCTGCTGTTTTGTGTAATTGTTTGTTCTTTTTTCGGCATACATACACTAAAAAAGGTACGAAATTGTACAAATCCCCCTTCATAGTTGGTTTATCCGAATGCAACCCTGAAAACAATAATTAGTTGCATTCATGCTCCTGCCAGGCTGTCTCTGCATAGAAAACCACGTCAGGCACAAATCCTGACTTTGCAGGGTCTTATGCGCAATAATGTGTATATGGTAGGGTATATATGCAAAGATCCCTTTATAATGTAAAACACATAATTGAGAACTTGCTTTCGTGCAGGCCTGACCACAACCTGCAAGATATTAGAGCTAAAATATTTCCTTTTAAAAGGAGAAAGATTAATGCCGCTGAAGTTCCTCCAATTACATTGCCAGTTAGAAGAAAGGAAAGGTCTCTTTCTTCTCTGGTCATTAGTACACCTCGAGTAGCAGCACAAACCAGCTTAACAGGAAGGAGAACTAAAGCTGCGAGAAGAGCTTCTGCTTCTTCACGTGGAATTGGCTCCACTGCTAATGAGTCCGCGAAGGAGGCAAATAATGTTGAAGACAGAGATGAGAGCAAAAAGATTAACACATCTGAAACGTTGATGAAGATGgctcaaaacaaaaaacaggtaaaaaaaaaggggttttcATATATTCAtccctgcaaaattatctatgTACAAGTACACATTAAATGCGAATGTTCACATATGCCCCTTTGGGGTACAGTTTATTACAAAAAATGTTGATACTATTGTAAGTTGGGGAACCATCCATTCTTCACTGGAATTTTCGAAGTTCAAGGGGCAAAATCAGAGAAGCTTTTTTTGAAAAGTCAGATTTTGCAGGAATGTATGtgtaaataaatgatttttAGAGGTGTATATGTAAATTTCAACAGAGCCTAGCTCTCTCATGCCTAAGAGGACTTTAGtgaatacaagtagctctctgaTTGCGCTGTGAACCTTTGAATAACTTAGCTCTCTGATTGCGCTGTGAACCTTTGAATAACTCTGGTcttattttataactttttctaatgATTTATCCTAACTAACCCCTTCTTTTACAGAATAATTTGGATCCAGAGACATCCAATCAGGCATTTAATAAGGATACAGAAAATGGGAGAGAGTCATATATGGATAAGGCAGAACTGTGGAAACCTTTGAATTGTTTGGTTGAGGCTGCAAATAGAACAAAAGCTCTTAGATCCAGCCCACAAAGACCCATTGTTAAGGAAGAGCAAATAAATGAGTCCGATAATGGAGTCATGATTCATAAATCCAAATTCAAAGAGCATCTGAATAAATCCAAAGCACAAATTGACAGAAATGGAAGTGATTCCGTTGTTCCCCCATCGGCCAAACCTAAAAAATTACAGGGACTTAGTCGCAAAAGAAGGGAAATCGACACCTCAGCTCAAGCACTACTTGACGCTGCAAGCACTCAACGAGATAGAAGAACCAGTCCAGTTTGGTTCTCTCTAGTTGCTTCCACTAATCAGTAAGACCCTCTTTACTTTGAAGAGTTTTTTTTTGCGAGCTCCGTGAACAATTTTCTTTCGTGTTTTCGAATATATACCCCCACAAATCTACATCTTCTATATACattatttttcctaaatttgCCACATGGCAGCGTTCCTTTCATTGTTGGGTGTGGGCTCCACCCTAAACTAGCTCAAGTCCTTTAtatgtttttctctttgtttgcttgaaccaaaccagatttttctctttctttatttgaaCCGAACGAATTATTGTTGAGTGTGGGCTCCCCTGAATCGACTCAAGCCCTCCACatgttttcctctttctttgctCGAATTAAATCagatttttctccttttttgctTGAATCGAACTGGGTTACACCTCTGCAGTGGGCCGAACTATTCTTCTCCCGCTCCTTCGGCTGTTACCTTCCTTCATCGGTAAGATGAATTCCACTCTTTATCGTCGCTTTTTCCATCACTGTTTTCTCTTCCTTTGtcgctgttttttttttttttctctaattaccTACCCATCGCATCGCACGGATTACTACACTAGTATACAATATTGCATAAATTCCCCTGCAAGGTTTGCACATGTATGTGT
Coding sequences:
- the LOC109712665 gene encoding E3 ubiquitin protein ligase DRIP2-like isoform X6, with protein sequence MAAAAEPSSPPPPPQVVRVRRELLTSRMTCPLCNKLLREATTISECLHTFCRKCIFEKLNDEEFDCCPTCNIDLGCLPVEKLRPDHNLQDIRAKIFPFKRRKINAAEVPPITLPVRRKERSLSSLVISTPRVAAQTSLTGRRTKAARRASASSRGIGSTANESAKEANNVEDRDESKKINTSETLMKMAQNKKQNNLDPETSNQAFNKDTENGRESYMDKAELWKPLNCLVEAANRTKALRSSPQRPIVKEEQINESDNGVMIHKSKFKEHLNKSKAQIDRNGSDSVVPPSAKPKKLQGLSRKRREIDTSAQALLDAASTQRDRRTSPVWFSLVASTNQTGLHLCSGPNYSSPAPSAVTFLHREGDALLPQLSANYLRIKDGNLPISSIQKYLATKLELASEKEVEIVCRGKPMSPTMNLHSLVDVWLRSESAQKTCTSVGSSAMDFVMVLNYRRKISSS
- the LOC109712665 gene encoding E3 ubiquitin protein ligase DRIP2-like isoform X1 codes for the protein MAAAAEPSSPPPPPQVVRVRRELLTSRMTCPLCNKLLREATTISECLHTFCRKCIFEKLNDEEFDCCPTCNIDLGCLPVEKLRPDHNLQDIRAKIFPFKRRKINAAEVPPITLPVRRKERSLSSLVISTPRVAAQTSLTGRRTKAARRASASSRGIGSTANESAKEANNVEDRDESKKINTSETLMKMAQNKKQNNLDPETSNQAFNKDTENGRESYMDKAELWKPLNCLVEAANRTKALRSSPQRPIVKEEQINESDNGVMIHKSKFKEHLNKSKAQIDRNGSDSVVPPSAKPKKLQGLSRKRREIDTSAQALLDAASTQRDRRTSPVWFSLVASTNHGPNYSSPAPSAVTFLHREGDALLPQLSANYLRIKDGNLPISSIQKYLATKLELASEKEVEIVCRGKPMSPTMNLHSLVDVWLRSESAQKTCTSVGSSAMDFVMVLNYRRKISSS
- the LOC109712665 gene encoding E3 ubiquitin protein ligase DRIP2-like isoform X2; the protein is MAAAAEPSSPPPPPQVVRVRRELLTSRMTCPLCNKLLREATTISECLHTFCRKCIFEKLNDEEFDCCPTCNIDLGCLPVEKLRPDHNLQDIRAKIFPFKRRKINAAEVPPITLPVRRKERSLSSLVISTPRVAAQTSLTGRRTKAARRASASSRGIGSTANESAKEANNVEDRDESKKINTSETLMKMAQNKKQNNLDPETSNQAFNKDTENGRESYMDKAELWKPLNCLVEAANRTKALRSSPQRPIVKEEQINESDNGVMIHKSKFKEHLNKSKAQIDRNGSDSVVPPSAKPKKLQGLSRKRREIDTSAQALLDAASTQRDRRTSPVWFSLVASTNQETHFMFSCTKSGCIFREGDALLPQLSANYLRIKDGNLPISSIQKYLATKLELASEKEVEIVCRGKPMSPTMNLHSLVDVWLRSESAQKTCTSVGSSAMDFVMVLNYRRKISSS
- the LOC109712665 gene encoding E3 ubiquitin protein ligase DRIP2-like isoform X3, encoding MAAAAEPSSPPPPPQVVRVRRELLTSRMTCPLCNKLLREATTISECLHTFCRKCIFEKLNDEEFDCCPTCNIDLGCLPVEKLRPDHNLQDIRAKIFPFKRRKINAAEVPPITLPVRRKERSLSSLVISTPRVAAQTSLTGRRTKAARRASASSRGIGSTANESAKEANNVEDRDESKKINTSETLMKMAQNKKQNNLDPETSNQAFNKDTENGRESYMDKAELWKPLNCLVEAANRTKALRSSPQRPIVKEEQINESDNGVMIHKSKFKEHLNKSKAQIDRNGSDSVVPPSAKPKKLQGLSRKRREIDTSAQALLDAASTQRDRRTSPVWFSLVASTNQEGDALLPQLSANYLRIKDGNLPISSIQKYLATKLELASEKEVEIVCRGKPMSPTMNLHSLVDVWLRSESAQKTCTSVGSSAMDFVMVLNYRRKISSS
- the LOC109712665 gene encoding E3 ubiquitin protein ligase DRIP2-like isoform X4 is translated as MAAAAEPSSPPPPPQVVRVRRELLTSRMTCPLCNKLLREATTISECLHTFCRKCIFEKLNDEEFDCCPTCNIDLGCLPVEKLRPDHNLQDIRAKIFPFKRRKINAAEVPPITLPVRRKERSLSSLVISTPRVAAQTSLTGRRTKAARRASASSRGIGSTANESAKEANNVEDRDESKKINTSETLMKMAQNKKQNNLDPETSNQAFNKDTENGRESYMDKAELWKPLNCLVEAANRTKALRSSPQRPIVKEEQINESDNGVMIHKSKFKEHLNKSKAQIDRNGSDSVVPPSAKPKKLQGLSRKRREIDTSAQALLDAASTQRDRRTSPVWFSLVASTNQTGLHLCSGPNYSSPAPSAVTFLHREGDALLPQLSANYLRIKWRLCVVASR
- the LOC109712665 gene encoding E3 ubiquitin protein ligase DRIP2-like isoform X5; protein product: MAAAAEPSSPPPPPQVVRVRRELLTSRMTCPLCNKLLREATTISECLHTFCRKCIFEKLNDEEFDCCPTCNIDLGCLPVEKLRPDHNLQDIRAKIFPFKRRKINAAEVPPITLPVRRKERSLSSLVISTPRVAAQTSLTGRRTKAARRASASSRGIGSTANESAKEANNVEDRDESKKINTSETLMKMAQNKKQNNLDPETSNQAFNKDTENGRESYMDKAELWKPLNCLVEAANRTKALRSSPQRPIVKEEQINESDNGVMIHKSKFKEHLNKSKAQIDRNGSDSVVPPSAKPKKLQGLSRKRREIDTSAQALLDAASTQRDRRTSPVWFSLVASTNQEGDALLPQLSANYLRIKWRLCVVASR